The following proteins are co-located in the bacterium genome:
- a CDS encoding DNA-binding protein, which produces MGLYEFSEGRRFLARVPKGEELVAYIDRLVNEHGIAQGFISGIGAVAEAVIGFYDQKTHDYHELELTGGLEIVFLLGNVSRREGRCHAHLHVGLADHEGRMYGGHLGRATVFLTELVLVEFTGKELERVHDETTGLVCWP; this is translated from the coding sequence GTGGGCCTTTACGAATTCAGCGAGGGGCGCCGGTTCCTCGCCCGCGTTCCCAAGGGCGAGGAGCTGGTGGCCTACATTGACCGCCTGGTCAACGAGCACGGCATCGCGCAGGGGTTCATCTCGGGCATCGGGGCCGTGGCGGAGGCGGTAATCGGCTTCTACGACCAGAAGACCCACGACTACCACGAGCTTGAGCTCACCGGCGGCCTGGAGATAGTCTTCCTCCTGGGCAACGTCTCCCGGCGGGAGGGCCGCTGCCACGCCCACCTCCACGTCGGTCTGGCCGACCACGAGGGGCGGATGTACGGCGGTCACCTGGGCCGGGCCACGGTCTTTCTGACCGAGCTGGTCCTCGTCGAGTTCACCGGCAAGGAACTGGAGCGGGTTCACGACGAAACCACCGGTCTCGTCTGCTGGCCCTAG